The following are encoded in a window of Ricinus communis isolate WT05 ecotype wild-type chromosome 4, ASM1957865v1, whole genome shotgun sequence genomic DNA:
- the LOC8277404 gene encoding uncharacterized protein LOC8277404 isoform X1, which translates to MGTTRMLKNWWSHSKTVTLIWSFCVIISISILQLALKNSPSQNYPSSSSDSLSNMEQRSKLYDKMARDLDDNGPSFLKHGQTSQSLSLSDIFTLKDGSVTPVLKAANPPVRANVLYLSSEYSVRISEAVKRIFSPYFDKAIWFQNSSVYHFSMFHASHHIGPVPATEDEVEAEASAVGSVAEGLCPLEIVLDRVVLTSTGVLLGCWQVISGPDPITIRAKLRTALPHAPEKQLYDAAILHTSFARLLGHPKDSPAEPSEELRLFHELVARLNNQIRGFVAVVSELWYVEEYDVLALALDGRMKVRKFQLGCKRT; encoded by the exons ATGGGAACGACAAGAATGCTTAAGAATTGGTGGAGCCATTCAAAGACTGTAACTTTAATCTGGTCTTTTTGCGtcatcatttccatctcaatCCTCCAACTTGCTCTCAAGAATTCGCCTTCCCAGAAttacccttcttcttcttcag ATTCTCTTTCAAATATGGAACAAAGATCAAAACTTTATGATAAAATGGCAAGGGATTTGGATGATAATGGACCTTCTTTCCTTAAACATGGCCAAACATCTCAGTCATTGTCACTTTCAGATATTTTCACCTTGAAAGATGGGTCTGTAACACCGGTACTTAAG GCGGCAAATCCTCCTGTGCGGGCTAATGTTTTGTATTTAAGCTCAGAATACTCAGTGCGTATTTC GGAGGCTGTGAAACGTATATTTAGCCCGTACTTTGATAAAG CGATTTGGTTTCAGAACTCTAGTGTGTACCATTTTAGCATGTTCCATGCCTCACATCATATTGGGCCTGTTCCTGCAACTGAAGATGAG GTTGAAGCTGAAGCCAGTGCTGTTGGATCTGTGGCTGAGGGCCTCTGTCCCTTGGAAATTGTTTTGGATAGAGTGGTTTTGACTTCGACTGGTGTGCTTCTTGGATGTTGGCAG GTGATCTCTGGACCTGATCCCATAACAATTCGTGCTAAGTTGAGAACCGCACTTCCACATGCCCCAGAAAAGCAACTT TATGATGCTGCTATTCTTCACACGTCCTTTGCAAGGCTTCTGGGCCACCCCAAAGATTCACCCGCA GAGCCTTCAGAAGAACTCCGACTTTTCCATGAGCTAGTTGCACGCCTAAACAATCAAATTCGTGGATTTGTG GCAGTTGTATCTGAACTCTGGTATGTGGAGGAATATGATGTCTTGGCACTTGCATTGGATGGAAGAATGAAGGTCCGGAAGTTCCAGCTCGGCTGCAAAAGAACCTGA
- the LOC8277404 gene encoding uncharacterized protein LOC8277404 isoform X2 produces MEQRSKLYDKMARDLDDNGPSFLKHGQTSQSLSLSDIFTLKDGSVTPVLKAANPPVRANVLYLSSEYSVRISEAVKRIFSPYFDKAIWFQNSSVYHFSMFHASHHIGPVPATEDEVEAEASAVGSVAEGLCPLEIVLDRVVLTSTGVLLGCWQVISGPDPITIRAKLRTALPHAPEKQLYDAAILHTSFARLLGHPKDSPAEPSEELRLFHELVARLNNQIRGFVAVVSELWYVEEYDVLALALDGRMKVRKFQLGCKRT; encoded by the exons ATGGAACAAAGATCAAAACTTTATGATAAAATGGCAAGGGATTTGGATGATAATGGACCTTCTTTCCTTAAACATGGCCAAACATCTCAGTCATTGTCACTTTCAGATATTTTCACCTTGAAAGATGGGTCTGTAACACCGGTACTTAAG GCGGCAAATCCTCCTGTGCGGGCTAATGTTTTGTATTTAAGCTCAGAATACTCAGTGCGTATTTC GGAGGCTGTGAAACGTATATTTAGCCCGTACTTTGATAAAG CGATTTGGTTTCAGAACTCTAGTGTGTACCATTTTAGCATGTTCCATGCCTCACATCATATTGGGCCTGTTCCTGCAACTGAAGATGAG GTTGAAGCTGAAGCCAGTGCTGTTGGATCTGTGGCTGAGGGCCTCTGTCCCTTGGAAATTGTTTTGGATAGAGTGGTTTTGACTTCGACTGGTGTGCTTCTTGGATGTTGGCAG GTGATCTCTGGACCTGATCCCATAACAATTCGTGCTAAGTTGAGAACCGCACTTCCACATGCCCCAGAAAAGCAACTT TATGATGCTGCTATTCTTCACACGTCCTTTGCAAGGCTTCTGGGCCACCCCAAAGATTCACCCGCA GAGCCTTCAGAAGAACTCCGACTTTTCCATGAGCTAGTTGCACGCCTAAACAATCAAATTCGTGGATTTGTG GCAGTTGTATCTGAACTCTGGTATGTGGAGGAATATGATGTCTTGGCACTTGCATTGGATGGAAGAATGAAGGTCCGGAAGTTCCAGCTCGGCTGCAAAAGAACCTGA
- the LOC8277403 gene encoding transcription factor bHLH47 isoform X1 — MGVTLSSIAILCIISSRCNLFFISFLSSIMNYLIMIIAFVSIFITLVLTAFVGLICFWKFYLEIHVFDFGYLIGGVLVSRFEVDSFDISMASDISPSASDDVNVTVEPTKRSCPGKNKGKVPKRIHKAEREKLKREQLNDLFLDLADALDLTQPNNGKASILCEAARLLKDLFGQIECLKKENESLLSESRYVTVEKNELREENLALETQIESLQGELEAKAVQSKPDLNMPPPELHHPELAPHFTGESLGLPVADGIPQQAPAVFVVPLHPSLQAYPRTTTNVSKPHARYATPADSWPSQLLEEQLTIRKEVQ, encoded by the exons ATGGGAGTGACATTATCTTCTATTGCCATTTTGTGCATTATTAGTTCTCGCTGCAACTtgttttttatatcttttctttcttcgatAATGAACTACTTAATTATGATAATTGCATTTGTTTCCATATTCATTACTTTAGTTTTAACTGCTTTTGTAGGTTTGATTTGTTTTTGGAAATTTTACCTGGAAATTCATGTGTTTGATTTTGGATATTTAATAGGTGGAGTTTTGGTTAGCAGATTTGAAGTTGATTCATTTGACATAAGCATGGCTTCTGACATTTCTCCATCTGCTTCTGATGATGTGAATGTAACAGTTGAGCCAACTAAAAGAAG TTGTCCTGGTAAGAATAAAGGGAAAGTTCCCAAAAGAATACACAAGGCTGAGCGAGAGAAACTGAAGCGTGAGCAATTGAATGACCTCTTTCTTGACCTAGCCGATGCTCTTG ATTTGACTCAGCCAAATAATGGGAAGGCTTCTATATTGTGCGAAGCTGCTAGACTGTTGAAGGACTTGTTTGGACAGATTGAGTGCCTCAAGAAGGAGAATGAATCTTTGTTATCTGAATCTCGCTAT GTAACCGTGGAAAAGAATGAGCTGAGGGAAGAAAACCTGGCCCTGGAAACTCAGATCGAGTCTCTGCAAGGTGAGCTGGAAGCAAAGGCAGTCCAATCAAAACCTGACCTGAATATGCCTCCTCCTGAACTCCATCATCCTGAATTGGCCCCACATTTTACTGGGGAGTCTCTCGGCTTGCCTGTGGCAGATGGTATACCGCAGCAAGCGCCAGCTGTCTTTGTTGTTCCACTCCATCCTAGTCTTCAAGCTTATCCAAGGACTACCACAAATGTGAGTAAACCACATGCTAGATACGCAACACCTGCAGATTCATGGCCATCCCAACTTCTTGAGGAGCAGTTAACAATCAGAAAGGAAGTTCAATGA
- the LOC8277403 gene encoding transcription factor bHLH47 isoform X2 — MASDISPSASDDVNVTVEPTKRSCPGKNKGKVPKRIHKAEREKLKREQLNDLFLDLADALDLTQPNNGKASILCEAARLLKDLFGQIECLKKENESLLSESRYVTVEKNELREENLALETQIESLQGELEAKAVQSKPDLNMPPPELHHPELAPHFTGESLGLPVADGIPQQAPAVFVVPLHPSLQAYPRTTTNVSKPHARYATPADSWPSQLLEEQLTIRKEVQ; from the exons ATGGCTTCTGACATTTCTCCATCTGCTTCTGATGATGTGAATGTAACAGTTGAGCCAACTAAAAGAAG TTGTCCTGGTAAGAATAAAGGGAAAGTTCCCAAAAGAATACACAAGGCTGAGCGAGAGAAACTGAAGCGTGAGCAATTGAATGACCTCTTTCTTGACCTAGCCGATGCTCTTG ATTTGACTCAGCCAAATAATGGGAAGGCTTCTATATTGTGCGAAGCTGCTAGACTGTTGAAGGACTTGTTTGGACAGATTGAGTGCCTCAAGAAGGAGAATGAATCTTTGTTATCTGAATCTCGCTAT GTAACCGTGGAAAAGAATGAGCTGAGGGAAGAAAACCTGGCCCTGGAAACTCAGATCGAGTCTCTGCAAGGTGAGCTGGAAGCAAAGGCAGTCCAATCAAAACCTGACCTGAATATGCCTCCTCCTGAACTCCATCATCCTGAATTGGCCCCACATTTTACTGGGGAGTCTCTCGGCTTGCCTGTGGCAGATGGTATACCGCAGCAAGCGCCAGCTGTCTTTGTTGTTCCACTCCATCCTAGTCTTCAAGCTTATCCAAGGACTACCACAAATGTGAGTAAACCACATGCTAGATACGCAACACCTGCAGATTCATGGCCATCCCAACTTCTTGAGGAGCAGTTAACAATCAGAAAGGAAGTTCAATGA
- the LOC8277402 gene encoding HVA22-like protein a, producing MGSGAGSFLKILLKNFDVLAGPVVSLVYPLYASIRAIETKSPIDDQQWLTYWVLYSMITLFELTFAKVIEWIPIWSYAKLIVTCWLVIPYFSGAAYVYEHFVRPLFVNPQQTINVWYVPRKKDIFSKKDDILTAAERYIEENGTEAFEKLIHRADKSRSSGYANTIFDEGL from the exons ATGGGATCTGGTGCTGGAAGCTTTCTCAAGATTCTCCTTAAGAACTTTGATGTCCTTGCTGG GCCTGTGGTTAGTCTTGTTTATCCTCT ATATGCCTCAATTAGGGCGATTGAGACCAAGTCTCCCATTGATGACCAGCAATGGCTTACTTATTGGGTCCTTTATTCTATGATTACATTATTCGAGCTCACCTTTGCCAAAGTCATAGAATG GATACCAATCTGGTCATACGCAAAGCTCATTGTGACCTGCTGGTTGGTCATCCCATACTTCAGTGGTGCTGCATATGTTTATGAGCACTTTGTGAGGCCTCTCTTTGTTAACCCACAGCAAACCATTAACGTCTGGTACGTCCCAAGGAAGAAGGATATCTTCAGTAAGAAAGATGACATTCTAACTGCTGCAGAAAGATACATTGAGGAGAATGGGACTGAAGCATTTGAGAAGCTCATTCATAGG GCTGATAAGTCCAGGAGTAGCGGTTATGCAAACACCATCTTCGATGAAGGATTATAG
- the LOC8277401 gene encoding PH, RCC1 and FYVE domains-containing protein 1 isoform X2 — MADNTLRTSSPGRDILQAITAIKKGAYLLKYGRWGKPKFCPFRLSNDERFLIWYAGKLEKQLKLSHVSKIMPGQHTAIFQRYPQPEKEYQSFSLIYSNRSLDVICKDKVEAEVWIVALRALISQNSCCKRIGDPQSDANSPRSHARKSSLSNVSCTSSDIIYKDPEDTHPILVPYETSPQNRLGKAFSEVLSFTAAAKAYTQAESVARSLSNLSSGISDDANSHSSAVDAFRNSSSSAVSSSGYVSSHEDVDGPGDVLFLGEGISNLPLGGNMYDVKSSPIMRMDALLPKALDRIAALDAQIIACGSKHAVIVTKQGQIFSWGESSGGKLGHGADADVSQPKVIDALSESNVVLVACGEFHTCAVTVSGNLYTWGDDTHNTGYLGHGSAVSHWIPREVIGQIESVRISFVSCGPWHTAAVSSQGKLFTFGDGTFGALGHGDRSSTSKPREVESLKGLRTLKVSCGIWHTAAVIDFINESDRLDTSLSGKLFTWGAGERGQLGHGDEEPRLVPSCVSMPAGVCQVACAHSMTIALTVLGQVYTMGAADYGQLGSPCSVGKLPIHTDGDIRNCHIKQIACGSHHVVALSSNGDVYTWGKGINGQLGHGDIKDRHTPTLVKALKHKQVKSVVCGSNFTAVICPHKCVSSADQSICSGCHNPFNFRRKRHNCYNCGLLFCKACSSKRSLKAALAPNVNKPSRVCDECFAKLTTAMEDGPKLQVPKSCRGSLHYNCKEIAEAESITSNPSHQHCRLSSLDSFKQALRQNSQHNKKAESCQCHVSPTQIGSLEWELTYEYEDLGEMSASDPGSGMLSRATSPVSRRSSQEHSLRSASSFNNFAHAELLPDNSKQRNESLSQEILLLRGQVADLTHRSRVLEADIDRTSRQLKEATETVKKESEKNKVAKEIIRSLTAQLKDMPISIPEQCVESTKPGSFVEMTSIFLSGASREKLSTSATYLEYEYNGKLITPIWKSRSKKRSAKLETVMKDKPSMYVMRPPLPQVQFS, encoded by the exons ATGGCTGATAATACCCTAAGGACTAGTTCTCCCGGTCGGGATATTCTGCAG GCAATTACAGCTATTAAAAAGGGGGCATATCTGCTCAAGTATGGTCGCTGGGGGAAGCCAAAATTCTGTCCGTTTCGTCTTTCTAAT GATGAGAGATTTTTGATATGGTATGCTGGCAAACTGGAGAAGCAACTTAAACTAAGCCATGTTTCCAAGATTATGCCAGGACAACATACT GCAATTTTTCAGCGCTACCCTCAGCCTGAAAAGGAGTATCAGTCATTTTCTCTTATATACAGTAATAGATCCTTGGATGTG ATATGTAAGGACAAAGTTGAAGCTGAGGTGTGGATTGTTGCCCTCAGGGCTTTAATTTCACAGAATAGCTGCTGCAAACGGATAGGTGATCCACAAAGCGATGCCAATAGCCCAAGAAGCCATGCACGTAAAAGCTCTCTATCAAATGTATCATGTACTAGCAGCGATATAATCTATAAG GATCCAGAGGACACCCATCCAATTCTGGTCCCTTATGAGACTTCCCCTCAGAATAGACTAGGAAAAGCTTTTTCTGAGGTCTTATCATTTACTGCAGCAGCAAAGGCTTACACTCAGGCTGAGTCAGTTGCCAGGTCGCTCAGCAACTTGTCATCTGGGATATCTGATGATGCAAATAGTCACAGTTCTGCAGTCGATGCATTTCGAAACAGTTCATCAAGTGCTGTGAGTTCATCAGGCTATGTATCTTCTCACGAAGATGTTGACGGTCCTGGTGATGTTTTATTTTTGGGGGAAGGAATCAGTAATTTGCCATTAGGTGGCAATATGTATGATGTCAAGAGTTCTCCTATAATGAGAATGGACGCACTTCTGCCAAAGGCATTGGACAGAATAGCAGCGCTAGATGCCCAAATTATTGCATGCGGTAGTAAGCATGCTGTGATTGTGACAAAACAGGGCCAGATCTTTAGTTGGGGTGAAAGTTCGGGCGGTAAACTTGGGCATGGAGCCGATGCTGATGTCTCCCAGCCAAAGGTCATTGATGCTTTAAGCGAATCAAACGTAGTATTAGTAGCTTGTGGGGAATTTCACACTTGCGCTGTAACAGTTTCAGGGAATCTTTATACTTGGGGTGATGATACTCATAATACTGGTTATCTTGGCCATGGTAGTGCAGTCAGTCACTGGATCCCCAGAGAAGTAATTGGTCAAATAGAGAGCGTGCGTATATCATTCGTCTCTTGTGGACCTTGGCACACAGCGGCTGTTTCATCACAAGGTAAGCTGTTTACATTTGGAGATGGAACTTTCGGTGCCCTGGGCCACGGAGATCGTAGTAGCACGAGTAAGCCTAGGGAAGTTGAGAGTTTGAAAGGCCTACGAACACTTAAAGTATCATGTGGTATCTGGCACACAGCAGCAGttattgattttatcaatGAGAGTGACAGACTCGATACTTCTCTTTCGGGAAAGCTTTTTACCTGGGGGGCTGGTGAAAGGGGCCAATTAGGACATGGTGATGAAGAACCTAGACTAGTTCCATCTTGTGTATCGATGCCAGCGGGCGTTTGTCAAGTTGCTTGTGCACATAGTATGACCATTGCTCTAACTGTACTGGGTCAAGTATATACTATGGGGGCTGCTGATTATGGACAACTTGGAAGTCCTTGTAGTGTTGGTAAGCTTCCCATTCATACTGATGGTGATATTAGAAATTGTCACATCAAACAGATAGCATGTGGTTCGCATCATGTTGTAGCTCTGAGTTCAAATGGTGACGTATATACTTGGGGAAAAGGTATAAATGGTCAATTAGGCCATGGAGACATCAAGGATAGACATACTCCTACACTTGTTAAAGCTTTGAAACATAAACAGGTGAAGAGTGTTGTATGTGGCTCTAATTTTACTGCTGTTATTTGTCCTCACAAATGCGTGTCTAGTGCTGATCAATCCATATGTTCTGGTTGTCATAATCCATTTAATTTCAGAAGAAAGCGTCATAACTGTTACAATTGTGGGCTACTCTTTTGTAAGGCATGCAGCAGTAAGAGATCTCTAAAAGCAGCTCTGGCACCTAACGTCAACAAGCCTTCTCGTGTGTGTGATGAATGTTTTGCCAAACTAACGACAGCCATGGAAGATGGACCAAAATTACAAGTTCCTAAAAGTTGTAGAGGAAGTCTACATTACAACTGTAAGGAAATAGCTGAGGCTGAGAGCATCACTTCTAATCCTTCTCATCAACACTGCAGGCTTTCCTCTCTTGATTCATTTAAACAGGCACTGAGGCAAAACTCCCAGCACAATAAGAAAGCAGAATCATGCCAGTGCCATGTCTCTCCAACCCAAATTGGAAGTTTGGAATGGGAACTGACATATGAATATGAAGATTTAGGGGAAATGTCTGCCTCTGATCCTGGATCAGGAATGCTTTCTCGAGCAACCTCACCTGTCTCAAGGAGGTCAAGTCAAGAGCATTCTTTGCGATCAGCTTcgtcttttaataattttgcacATGCAGAACTTTTACCGGATAACtcaaaacaaagaaatgaGAGCCTTAGCCAAGAAATATTGCTATTAAGGGGACAG GTAGCGGATCTTACCCACAGATCCCGGGTGCTTGAAGCAGATATTGATAGAACATCAAGGCAGCTGAAAGAGGCAACTGAAACAGTAAAAAAAGAATCTGAGAAAAACAAGGTTGCGAAGGAAATAATTAGATCTCTAACTGCACAG TTAAAGGATATGCCCATAAGCATACCTGAACAGTGCGTTGAAAGCACAAAGCCAGGTTCATTTGTTGAAATGACGTCCATTTTCCTGAGCGGGGCCTCTAGGGAGAAACTTTCAACCAGCGCCACCTATTTGGAATATGAGTACAATGGCAAGCTAATAACACCAATTTGGAAAAGTAGAAGCAAGAAAAGATCTGCAAAATTAGAGACGGTAATGAAAGACAAGCCTAGCATGTATGTTATGCGACCCCCTTTGCCACAGGTTCAATTCAG CTGA
- the LOC8277401 gene encoding PH, RCC1 and FYVE domains-containing protein 1 isoform X1, translated as MADNTLRTSSPGRDILQAITAIKKGAYLLKYGRWGKPKFCPFRLSNDERFLIWYAGKLEKQLKLSHVSKIMPGQHTAIFQRYPQPEKEYQSFSLIYSNRSLDVICKDKVEAEVWIVALRALISQNSCCKRIGDPQSDANSPRSHARKSSLSNVSCTSSDIIYKDPEDTHPILVPYETSPQNRLGKAFSEVLSFTAAAKAYTQAESVARSLSNLSSGISDDANSHSSAVDAFRNSSSSAVSSSGYVSSHEDVDGPGDVLFLGEGISNLPLGGNMYDVKSSPIMRMDALLPKALDRIAALDAQIIACGSKHAVIVTKQGQIFSWGESSGGKLGHGADADVSQPKVIDALSESNVVLVACGEFHTCAVTVSGNLYTWGDDTHNTGYLGHGSAVSHWIPREVIGQIESVRISFVSCGPWHTAAVSSQGKLFTFGDGTFGALGHGDRSSTSKPREVESLKGLRTLKVSCGIWHTAAVIDFINESDRLDTSLSGKLFTWGAGERGQLGHGDEEPRLVPSCVSMPAGVCQVACAHSMTIALTVLGQVYTMGAADYGQLGSPCSVGKLPIHTDGDIRNCHIKQIACGSHHVVALSSNGDVYTWGKGINGQLGHGDIKDRHTPTLVKALKHKQVKSVVCGSNFTAVICPHKCVSSADQSICSGCHNPFNFRRKRHNCYNCGLLFCKACSSKRSLKAALAPNVNKPSRVCDECFAKLTTAMEDGPKLQVPKSCRGSLHYNCKEIAEAESITSNPSHQHCRLSSLDSFKQALRQNSQHNKKAESCQCHVSPTQIGSLEWELTYEYEDLGEMSASDPGSGMLSRATSPVSRRSSQEHSLRSASSFNNFAHAELLPDNSKQRNESLSQEILLLRGQVADLTHRSRVLEADIDRTSRQLKEATETVKKESEKNKVAKEIIRSLTAQLKDMPISIPEQCVESTKPGSFVEMTSIFLSGASREKLSTSATYLEYEYNGKLITPIWKSRSKKRSAKLETVMKDKPSMYVMRPPLPQVQFRYS; from the exons ATGGCTGATAATACCCTAAGGACTAGTTCTCCCGGTCGGGATATTCTGCAG GCAATTACAGCTATTAAAAAGGGGGCATATCTGCTCAAGTATGGTCGCTGGGGGAAGCCAAAATTCTGTCCGTTTCGTCTTTCTAAT GATGAGAGATTTTTGATATGGTATGCTGGCAAACTGGAGAAGCAACTTAAACTAAGCCATGTTTCCAAGATTATGCCAGGACAACATACT GCAATTTTTCAGCGCTACCCTCAGCCTGAAAAGGAGTATCAGTCATTTTCTCTTATATACAGTAATAGATCCTTGGATGTG ATATGTAAGGACAAAGTTGAAGCTGAGGTGTGGATTGTTGCCCTCAGGGCTTTAATTTCACAGAATAGCTGCTGCAAACGGATAGGTGATCCACAAAGCGATGCCAATAGCCCAAGAAGCCATGCACGTAAAAGCTCTCTATCAAATGTATCATGTACTAGCAGCGATATAATCTATAAG GATCCAGAGGACACCCATCCAATTCTGGTCCCTTATGAGACTTCCCCTCAGAATAGACTAGGAAAAGCTTTTTCTGAGGTCTTATCATTTACTGCAGCAGCAAAGGCTTACACTCAGGCTGAGTCAGTTGCCAGGTCGCTCAGCAACTTGTCATCTGGGATATCTGATGATGCAAATAGTCACAGTTCTGCAGTCGATGCATTTCGAAACAGTTCATCAAGTGCTGTGAGTTCATCAGGCTATGTATCTTCTCACGAAGATGTTGACGGTCCTGGTGATGTTTTATTTTTGGGGGAAGGAATCAGTAATTTGCCATTAGGTGGCAATATGTATGATGTCAAGAGTTCTCCTATAATGAGAATGGACGCACTTCTGCCAAAGGCATTGGACAGAATAGCAGCGCTAGATGCCCAAATTATTGCATGCGGTAGTAAGCATGCTGTGATTGTGACAAAACAGGGCCAGATCTTTAGTTGGGGTGAAAGTTCGGGCGGTAAACTTGGGCATGGAGCCGATGCTGATGTCTCCCAGCCAAAGGTCATTGATGCTTTAAGCGAATCAAACGTAGTATTAGTAGCTTGTGGGGAATTTCACACTTGCGCTGTAACAGTTTCAGGGAATCTTTATACTTGGGGTGATGATACTCATAATACTGGTTATCTTGGCCATGGTAGTGCAGTCAGTCACTGGATCCCCAGAGAAGTAATTGGTCAAATAGAGAGCGTGCGTATATCATTCGTCTCTTGTGGACCTTGGCACACAGCGGCTGTTTCATCACAAGGTAAGCTGTTTACATTTGGAGATGGAACTTTCGGTGCCCTGGGCCACGGAGATCGTAGTAGCACGAGTAAGCCTAGGGAAGTTGAGAGTTTGAAAGGCCTACGAACACTTAAAGTATCATGTGGTATCTGGCACACAGCAGCAGttattgattttatcaatGAGAGTGACAGACTCGATACTTCTCTTTCGGGAAAGCTTTTTACCTGGGGGGCTGGTGAAAGGGGCCAATTAGGACATGGTGATGAAGAACCTAGACTAGTTCCATCTTGTGTATCGATGCCAGCGGGCGTTTGTCAAGTTGCTTGTGCACATAGTATGACCATTGCTCTAACTGTACTGGGTCAAGTATATACTATGGGGGCTGCTGATTATGGACAACTTGGAAGTCCTTGTAGTGTTGGTAAGCTTCCCATTCATACTGATGGTGATATTAGAAATTGTCACATCAAACAGATAGCATGTGGTTCGCATCATGTTGTAGCTCTGAGTTCAAATGGTGACGTATATACTTGGGGAAAAGGTATAAATGGTCAATTAGGCCATGGAGACATCAAGGATAGACATACTCCTACACTTGTTAAAGCTTTGAAACATAAACAGGTGAAGAGTGTTGTATGTGGCTCTAATTTTACTGCTGTTATTTGTCCTCACAAATGCGTGTCTAGTGCTGATCAATCCATATGTTCTGGTTGTCATAATCCATTTAATTTCAGAAGAAAGCGTCATAACTGTTACAATTGTGGGCTACTCTTTTGTAAGGCATGCAGCAGTAAGAGATCTCTAAAAGCAGCTCTGGCACCTAACGTCAACAAGCCTTCTCGTGTGTGTGATGAATGTTTTGCCAAACTAACGACAGCCATGGAAGATGGACCAAAATTACAAGTTCCTAAAAGTTGTAGAGGAAGTCTACATTACAACTGTAAGGAAATAGCTGAGGCTGAGAGCATCACTTCTAATCCTTCTCATCAACACTGCAGGCTTTCCTCTCTTGATTCATTTAAACAGGCACTGAGGCAAAACTCCCAGCACAATAAGAAAGCAGAATCATGCCAGTGCCATGTCTCTCCAACCCAAATTGGAAGTTTGGAATGGGAACTGACATATGAATATGAAGATTTAGGGGAAATGTCTGCCTCTGATCCTGGATCAGGAATGCTTTCTCGAGCAACCTCACCTGTCTCAAGGAGGTCAAGTCAAGAGCATTCTTTGCGATCAGCTTcgtcttttaataattttgcacATGCAGAACTTTTACCGGATAACtcaaaacaaagaaatgaGAGCCTTAGCCAAGAAATATTGCTATTAAGGGGACAG GTAGCGGATCTTACCCACAGATCCCGGGTGCTTGAAGCAGATATTGATAGAACATCAAGGCAGCTGAAAGAGGCAACTGAAACAGTAAAAAAAGAATCTGAGAAAAACAAGGTTGCGAAGGAAATAATTAGATCTCTAACTGCACAG TTAAAGGATATGCCCATAAGCATACCTGAACAGTGCGTTGAAAGCACAAAGCCAGGTTCATTTGTTGAAATGACGTCCATTTTCCTGAGCGGGGCCTCTAGGGAGAAACTTTCAACCAGCGCCACCTATTTGGAATATGAGTACAATGGCAAGCTAATAACACCAATTTGGAAAAGTAGAAGCAAGAAAAGATCTGCAAAATTAGAGACGGTAATGAAAGACAAGCCTAGCATGTATGTTATGCGACCCCCTTTGCCACAGGTTCAATTCAGGTACAG CTGA
- the LOC8277400 gene encoding microtubule-associated protein RP/EB family member 1B, with amino-acid sequence MASNIGMMDSAYFVGRNEILTWINNRLQLNLSRIEEAASGAVQCQMMDMTYPGVVPMHKVNFDAKTEYDMIQNYKVLQDVFNKLKIDKHIEVNKLVKGRPLDNLEFLQWLKRYCDSVNGGIMNENYNPVERRIKGGKDRNSKGCQKTSKSLQSNNMHNSGEPVGLSKMSGPKQGRGSTVAGGANSSVEIQTLSKEVTDLKLSVDHLEKERDFYFAKLRDIELLCQTPELEDIPMAVAIKKILYAADAKESALEEAQEYLYQAMNSGETEAENEA; translated from the exons atgGCATCAAATATAGGGATGATGGATAGTGCATATTTTGTTGGAAGGAATGAGATATTAACATGGATCAACAATAGGCTTCAACTCAATCTTTCTCGCATTGAAGAg GCTGCATCTGGTGCTGTGCAGTGTCAGATGATGGATATGACTTATCCGGGAGTTGTTCCTATGCACAAG GTGAACTTTGATGCGAAGACGGAATACGATATGATTCAAAATTACAAGGTTCTGCAGGATGTATTCAACAAGTTGAAAATTGATAaa CATATTGAAGTCAACAAGCTTGTTAAAGGACGACCTTTGGACAACTTAGAGTTCTTACAGTGGCTGAAACGATACTGTGATTCTGTTAATGGTGGCATCATGAATGA GAACTATAATCCTGTGGAACGGAGAATTAAGGGTGGAAAGGATCGTAATTCAAAGGGTTGTCAGAAGACCTCAAAATCACTGCAATCAAACAATATGCACAACTCTGGGGAGCCAGTTGGCCTGAGTAAAATGTCTG GACCAAAGCAAGGGAGGGGAAGTACTGTGGCAGGTGGAGCTAATTCTTCAGTGGAGATTCAGACTTTGTCTAAGGAA GTCACTGACCTGAAGCTCTCTGTGGACCatttggaaaaagaaagagactTTTACTTTGCAAAGTTAAGGGATATAGAACTACTCTGTCAAACTCCTGAATTGGAGGATATCCCG ATGGCAGTGGCAATTAAGAAGATATTATATGCTGCAGATGCAAAGGAATCTGCACTTGAAGAAGCTCaagaatatttatatcaaGCTATGAATAGCGGTGAAACTGAGGCTGAAAATGAAGCCTGA